A segment of the Streptomyces sp. XD-27 genome:
ACCACCCGGGCGAGTTCGTCGTCGGCCACACCCGATGAACCGTGCAGCACCAGCGGCACCGGCAGTGCCTTGCTCAGCGCCGTGACCAGCTCCTTGTCCAGCACTGCGGTCCGCTCGCGCATACGGTGTGAGGAGCCGACCGCGACGGCCAGGGCGTCCACCCCCGTCGCCCGGACGAACGCCAGGGCCTCGTCCGGATCGGTCCGGACGCCGAAGGCGTGCGCGCCGCCCTTGCCGCCCACCTTGCCGAGTTCGGCCTCGACGAAGACGTCGCGCTCGTGGCACCAGGCGGTCATCTCCGCCGTGGCGCGCACGTTCTCCTCGTACGGCAGGTCGGAGTGGTCCACCATGACCGACCGCACCCCCGCCTCGACACCCGTACGGATGGCGTCCGGATCGGTCAGGTGGTCGAGGTGGACGGAGAGATCCGCTCCGGAGCCCTCGGCCAGGGCGAGCGTCGCGCGGAGCAGCGGCAGCATGCTGCCGTGGTAGTCGATGCAGTTCTTGCTGATCTGCAGGATCAGGGGGATTCCGGTCCGCTCGGCGGCGGCGACGATGGCCTCGCCCGTCTCCAGGTGGATGACGTTGAAGGCCAGCGCACTGACGCCGGCCGAGCGTGCTGCGTCGACGATCGACGCGGTGGGGACCAGCGGCATGATCGGGATTCCTTTGCTCTTCGGACGCGCCGCCGCGGGTGCGGTCGGCGGGACGCCAGGGGGCGCAGCCGACGCCCCGGGGCCGGTCCGGTGTTCCGTGGCCGGGCCGTGGCGGGGCCGGTCCGGCGAGGCGCCGGACCGGCCCCGGTGGTCAGCCGGCGGCCGGCGGGTGCGTGGCGGCCAGATGGGCCGCCAGGTCCCTGACCGTCGGGTGGGAGAACACGTCGACCGCCCGCACCCCCGGCCACTGCCCGCGCAGATCCGAGACGACGCGGACCACCATCTTCGAGTCCACGCCCAGGTCGAAGAAGCCCGTCTCCCAGTCGATCGCGGGCACGTCCAGGGCCTCGGCGAAGGCGTGCGCGATGGTCTCGCACGCGGTTTCCATGACGGTCATGCCATCGCCTCCGAGAGCACCTTGCCGGCCTGGGCCACACGGTCCAGATCGCCGGCGTCGTCCATGTTCACGATCACGCCGTCGATGCCGCAGGCGCGGTACTCCCGGACCCGTTCGGCCACTTCGGAGGGGGTGCCGCACAGGGCGATGGCGCGCACCGCCGAAGGGCGGATGCCGTGCAGCTTGCCCAGCGCCTCCATACCGCGCTGCAACTCCGCCTCGGAGTCCGCGATGATCGCCGTGCCCAGCCAGGTCTTGGTGATCGTGTCGGGATCACGGCCCGCGGCCTCGCACGCCCGGTTCAGCACGTCGATCTTGTGGCGCACGGTCGCCGGGCCGCCGAAGAAGTTACAGCCGTCGGCCAGTTTGGCGATCATGGGGATGGTGGTCTTCTCGCCACTGCCGCCGATCAGGATCGGCGGGCCGCCGGGGGTGATCGGCTGCGGCACGTTCAGCGCACCCTCGATGCGGTACTGCTTGCCGTGGAAGGACGGCGCGTGCTCGGTGAACATCGCCCGGCAGATCCTCACCGCCTCCCGCAGCTCGCGCATCCGCTGCCCCAGCTCGGGGAACGGCATGCCGTACGCCTCGTACTCCTCGCCGTGCCAGCCGGCGCCCAGGCCGACCACCGCCCGCCCTTTGCTGATCACGTCGATGTTCGTGATCATCTTCGCCAGCAGGGCCGGGTTGCGGAACCCGACGGCGGAGACCAGGACGCCCAGCTTGGCCTTTGAGGTCAGCGCCGCCAGGCCCGCGAGGGTGGTGTACGCCTCCAGCATGGGGTCGGCCGCCTCGCCCACGCTGGAGATCTGGTGCAGGTGGTCCATCGCCCAGATGCTGTCGAAGCCCGCCTCCTCGGCCGTCTGCGCCACCGCGACGACGTGGTCGAACAGCCGGCTGTCCGGCACCTGGGGGAAGGCGTAACTTGCGAACTGGAAGCCGACGCGCGTGAACGGTGTTCCGCTCACGCCCGCTCCAGCAGCCGGAGGTCCAGCAACTGGCCGACGAATGCCTCCACCGGCGCGCGGACCTCGTCCACCGGCTTGGCGGTGACCTCGGCCACCCGCTCGACGACCTCGCGCACCGAGCGGCGGCCGTCGAGCTGGCGCCACACGTCCCGGGCCTGGGTGTCGAACATGTAGCGCCCGATCAGGGTCTCTACCAGCAGGCCGTCGTCCTCACCCCGGCGCACGGTGACGTCGAGGGCACGGACGAGCACCTCGTCCATCAGGGTTGTCATGCGTCTGCTCCTGTCAGCTGGTGGTTCTCGACGAATTCCGTCATCGCCGCGATGGTCGGGGTCTGGAAGGGCAGGTCGAGCGGCAGCGAGAGCCGCAGCTCCTCGTTGATCCGCGCGCCGATCTCCACCGCGGAGAGGGAGTCGCCGCCCAGTTCGAAGAAGTCCGCATCGGGGCCGACCGTCTCCAGGCCCAGCACCTCGGCCCACGCGGTCGCCACCACCTCGGCGATGGTCGCCGAGGACGGGCCGGCCGGTGCGGTGGCCCCGTCCTCCTGCCGCGGCTGCGGGGCCGCCTTCTCCAGCCAATGGCGCTGGGCGGCGAACGGGTAGGTGGGCAGCGACACCACGCGGCGCGCCTCGGACCCGTAGTACCCGGCCCAGTCGATCGCCGTGCCGCGGGCCCAGGCATGGGCGACCGCGTCGGCGACCCGGTGTTCGGGCCCCAGCACGAAGCAGTCCGGGGCGAGCAGCGCCTTCGGCGCCTCGGGTGCGTCCGCACCGGCACGCAGAGCCCGGCCCAGCTCCTCTGCGGGGCCACCGGCCAGCAGCCAGTCCACGGCGGGAGTCGCGAACCGCGGGGCGTCGACGCGGGCCAGGCTCACCCCGGCCAACTGCAGGGCGCGCAGCGAGACGACCACGGCGAAGGCGCCCGCCGCGGGCGCGGGCAGGGTGTCGAACACCGCCTCCCCGGCCTCGGCGCCGAGCAGGGCCGCGTACTCGGCCAGCGCCGCACCGGCCAGCGGTTCGGCCGCCGCCTCGCGCCGCGCCATGGCGACGAGCTCCGCCGGGCCGCCCTCGACCGCGAGCGACACGCGCGTGCTGCGGCCGGTCGCCAGGTGCGGCGCGCGCAGCGCCGCCACCAGGTCCTCGGTGCCGGCGTACGAGCCCGCCCAGCGGGCGGCGTGCGGCGGCCGGGCCACGGCCAGGGTGTAGGCGGTGTCGGCGAACTCCTGCGCCGACAGCGGATCGGCGGCCTCCAGCCGGTCGGCCAGCCGGGCCTTGACACGGGCCAGGTCGGCGTCGTTGCGTGCGGAGAGCACCACGGCCTGCCGGTCCCGGCGGACCGGGTCGGCGCCCGCCTCCTGCGCATCGGCCACGATCACATGGGCGTTGGTGCCGCCCAGGCCGAACGAGCTGACGCCCGCGATGCGCGCGGTGTCCCGCTCGGGCCAGGGCGTGGCGCCGGTGTTCACGTAGAGGGTGGTGCCGTCGAACTCGATCGCCGGGTTCGGCTCGGTGAAGTGGAGGCTGGCCGGGATCACCCCGTGCCGGACGGCGAGGGTGGCCTTGATCAGCCCGGCCACGCCGGCCGCGGCGTCCGTGTGCCCGATGTTCGTCTTCACCGAACCGAGGGCGACGGCGCCGGCGCCCCGGTCGTCGGAGGCGAACACCCGGCTCAGGGCCTCGATTTCGATCGGGTCGCCCAGCGGGGTCGCGGTGCCGTGCGCCTCGACGTACGAGATCTCACGCGGGTGCACGCCCGCTCGCCGCATCGCGGCGCGCACCACGGTCTCCTGGCCTTCCACGTTGGGCACGGTGAACCCGGCCCGGGAGCCGCCGTCGTTGTTGGTGGCCCAGCCGCGGATCACGCCGTAGCGGCGGTCGCGGTCATCGCGCGCCTGGCCGTCGCGCTTGAGCACGACCACGCCCGCGCCGGAACCCGGCACGGTGCCGGAGGCCTGCTTGTCGAACGTACGGCAGTGCCCGTCCGCGGAGTTGATGCCGCCCTCGGCGTACTCGTAGCCGTCCACGTCCGGCAGCAGCAGGCTGACTCCGCCCGCGATCGCGATGTCGCAGTCGCCGGCCGCCAGGGCCTGGCAGGCCAGGGCGACCGCGGTCAGGCCGGTGGAGCAACTGGCCTGGACGGTCAGGCTGGGGCCGCGCAGGCCCAGCTTGAAGGCAATGCGCGGGGCGAGGAAGTCCTTCTCGTTGGCCAGGGACAGGCGCAGCTCGCCCAGGTTCTCCACGGCAGCGGCGTTCGGAGCGATGTGGTCGCGCAGGTAGACGTTCTCGCCGGAGCCGGCGAAGACGCCGATGACGCAGTCGTTCCGTCCGAGGTAGCCGGAGTCCTCCAGGGCGGCGGCGGCCACTTCGAGCAGCACCCGGTTCTGCGGGTCCATGGCCGCGGCCTCGGCCGGCGGGATCCGGAAGTACTCGGCGTCGAAGTTCTCGGTGCCGTCGACCTTGCCGACCGCCCGCACGTAGTCCCCGTCGGCCGGGCCGTGGACGATCGACTCGACACCGGCCGCCAGGTTGGCCCAGAACGCTTCCGGGCTGTCCGCACCGGGGTAGCGGCAGGCCATTCCGATGATGGCGATCGGGGTCGCCGCTGTGATGACATCGCCAGTCACGGCTTGGGAATCCTCTTCGTTCGAACGGTCATTACTCGGGCAGGACCGGCTTGGTCAGCACGGCCGGGGCCCCTGCGCCGATGCGCTCGAAGCGCTTGGCCGCGGCACGCGCCATGACCATCGGGAACGCGTCGGCGTCGAGGGGTTCGAGCCCCTTCGAGGAGAAGCGCCCCAGGTACGCGGGCCCGTACTGGGTGTCGTAGACCGAGAACCCGGCGTCGGCGAGCGTGAGGACGGCCATCCCGGAAAGGAAGTTGCCGGCCTCGTCCGCCCGGTGGAACTTGGTCTCGCAGAAGTACACGCCACCGGCCAGGACGCCGATCTCACCGGCGATCAGGTCCTCGCCGTGCCAGACCTCGAAGGAGACGGCGAGCCCGGCCCGGTGCAGGGCCCGGTACTGCTCGGCCACGGCCGGGGTGATCCACTCGGTGTCGTTGGCTCGGGGGGCCTCGGCGCAGCCGCGCATCACCTGCTCGAAGTCCCCGTTGATCCGCCCGGTCCAGCCGCGGCGGCGCGTGCGCTTCCACACGGTGTGCGGGAAGCGGGCGTGTGCGAGGTCGAGGTAGAAGCGCGGCTCGGGGACCCGCCAGATGATCTCGTCGCCGACGCCCCACGGCACGTGCCCGCTGAGGTAGCCGGCCATGACGGAGTCGAGCGATGCCCAGGTCGTGCCCTGTGCGGGCTTGCCGGTGGTCACCCGAGGGCCACCTGCTCAAGGGCGGTGACGGTGTTGCGGGCCCAGTGGGCGACGCGCAGGACGCAGTCGCGCTCGGATTCACCCGGGCGGGGCCTTCGAGGACCTGCGTGCAGTAGTCCTCGACGGTCAGGCCGGACGCCGGGGTCTCCTCGATGCGGCGCAGCAGCCACTTGTCGCTGCGGCACAGGGAGCCGGCCAGGACCAGGGCGCCGTCGGCGATCCACTGGGCCGCGGTCAGGGCCGCGATGCGGGCGCTCTTGATGTCGTCGTTCTGCAGCATGCCGGCCACGTCGGTGAGCCGGTTCTCGGCGTCGATCTTCAGAGTGCGGGCCAGGGCGCGCTGGTACGAGGAGGAGGCGATCAGCCGGCTCGACTCCTCGAAGAACTCCTCGCCCTTGAGGGGCTTGGCGATCGAGAGCCGGTAGACGAAGTCCTTGACCATCGTGCCGGACTCGCAGAACTCCGGCTCCTCCTGCTCCAGGTAGGCGGCCAGCGCCTGCTGGGGCGCATCGGTCGGCCAGATCTTCAGGTCGATGCGGGAGTCGCCGTACCGGCCCATCCACGTCAGGCACGACAGTCCGCTGTCGTCGGTGCTGCGCCACATCTCCATGGTGTCGTCGACGGGCAGGTCGAGGTCCACATCGGCGAAGGCGTACGCGTCGACGTCGCTGAACGGGTTGGCCCAGCCGGCCGCGGTGGAGCCGGTCAGGCAGACCGCCTTCGCCTCGGCCAGGCTGGGGAACTGGGCGAGCAGGCCGGCGAGGGAGACGTCGGGGGCGGTCAGGTCGCTGGGCTGGTCGCACAGGACTTTGAGCGAGGGGGCAAAGGCGTTCTGGTCCGTCATAGGGCTGTCCTCCAAGGTTCCCAAGGTGGTGAAACCGGCCTGCGGGGCCGGGGCGCCGACGGCCTCGTGGCGGGCTGCCAGGGCGCGCACCCGCGGCGCCGCCCGGCGGCCGGCCGGGGCAGAAGGCCGATCAGGCGGACTTCCGCAAGGTGTCCACGGCCTGCACGAACTCGCCGAATCGCGGGTTGGCGAAGATCAGTTGCACCGGCACCTTCCGCAGCAGGGCGTCGGAGAGCTGGGAGCACATCCGGACCGCACCGATGGAGTCGCCGCCCGCGTCGAAGAAGTCGGTTCCGGCGTCCACCTCCTCGGCCGGGGTCCAGCGGATCCACGCGTCCCGTACCACGGAGGCGAGTTCGGGCCCTTCGGCGGCCTCTTCGGCGGTCGCCTCGGCCGGTGCTCCGGCGGCCGTGCCGGCGTGCTGTGCGGTGAGGGTGCTGAGCTTGGCGCCCTGGGCGTGCTCCAGGCCCGAGGTCACCTGGATGCGGTCCGGCTGCCAGGCCGGTGGCAGCACCGACTTCAGGTGGGCCGCGACGCGCTCGCGGACCTCCTCGGGAGCCTCCGCGGACTGGACGATGACCAGGAGCGCACCGGAGTGCCGGTCCAGGCGGGCGGCGGCGCCGAGGACCCCGGGGCATTCGCGGGCGACCGCCGCCAGGGACTCCCCGTTGACGGTGACCCCGCCCCGCTTCAGGCGGGTGAGGTCGGCCCGCCCGTGCAGGTAGACGTACCCGTCGGATTCGTGCGAGGCCAGGTCGCCGGTGTCGTACACGGGCCCCGGACGGCCGCCGGCCAGCGGCTGCACGCCGAGCTGGAGCCGGCCGCGCCCGTCGGCCTCCGACTCCGGAAGCAGTTCGTAGCGCATGAACGGCAGCGGACCGCCGATGGGCACGGTGTCGGGGTGGGCGGTGGCCTTGGGCAGTTCGTCGCAGTCGAAGACGAAGCAGGTCGGGGCGAGCTCCGAAGTGCCGTACGCGTTCAGCAGCTTGACGTCGGGCAGGCTCTCGCGGGCCCATTCGATGAGCGGCCGGGTGACCGGCTCGCTGCCGATGACGACCAGGCGCACCGAGGACGGCAGACCGCGCCTCGCCTTGCGCATGAAGTCGGCCACGCCCATCCAGTAGGAGCTGGGCAGGTTGACCACGGTGACCGCCTGGGCCTCCAGGAAGTCCAGGAAGGACTCCGCGGCCGGGGCGTGCTCCCACGGCGGGACCACCACGGTGCCGCCGGCCCGGAAGGTCGGGACGACCTCCTCGACGAACACGTCGAACCCGGCCGGGGCGAACTGCAGCACCCGGTCGGTGTCCGCCAGCCCGTAGACCTCGCGGATGTCGTGGAGGTAGGCCTCGAAGACCTCGCGGTCGATGGGGGCGATCTTCGGGTCCCCGGTGGTGCCGGAGGTGGCCGCCAGGTACACGGCGTCCGGCCAGGGGTCCGGTCGGCCCGCGCCGGTGGCGGCGACGGTGAACGCGCCGGCGGCGGATCCGGTCACCACGACCGCGGCCCCGGATGCCTCGCGCAGCCTGGCCCGCCGGTCGGCGGGGTCGGCCGCGGAGCCCAGCAGGGGGATGTCGCCGGCTTCCAACACCGCCAGCAGCGCGATGACCGAGGGCAGTCCGCGGTCGCATTCGAGCGCCACCACCTTGCGGCCCGTGCCGCCGGTCGCGCCGATCTCGGCGGCCAGTTCCCTCGCCCGCGCGACGACGTCGGCGTGCCGCCACTCGTAACCCGCTGTCACTCCCACTCCTCCACTCACGCACCGCGCCGAGGCGGCCGTTTCGATCGCTGGCCCGCCGGGGGCCTCACCGTCGCAGTGCCGCGCCGAGTTCCTCGGCCACGCACGCCGCGAGGCCGGTCCACGCCGGGCCGGAAAACAGATGGTCGGCTCCCGCCAGCTCGCGGATCTGCGCGTGACCGGTGGTCTGGGCGTGCCAGCCGATGATGTCGTCGAGGCCGATCTCCTCGTCGGCCGTGCCGCGGAAGACCGCCAGCGGCACGTCCTGGAGCGGGCCCTCGCGGTAGCGGTACATGGAGATCGCCTGCATGTCGGCCTCCAGGACGGGCAGGAGCAGCTGCACGATGTCCGGCTCGTCGAGCAGTTCGCGGTCCAGATAGCGCCGGGCGAGCTGCTCGCGGGAGACGAGCTCTTCGTCGGCGGCCCGGGCGGCCTGCGCGGGCGGAAGCTGCGAGGCCACGGAGAGTTGGACGACGGCGGGTCCGAGCTCCCGGGCGAGCTCGAAGGCGACCAAGGCGCCCGAGCAGTGCCCGAACAGGGCAATGCGCTCGTGCGGGAGAGTGTCGATGGCCCGCCGCACCTCCTCGATGACCTCGGCCA
Coding sequences within it:
- a CDS encoding class II fructose-bisphosphate aldolase — encoded protein: MPLVPTASIVDAARSAGVSALAFNVIHLETGEAIVAAAERTGIPLILQISKNCIDYHGSMLPLLRATLALAEGSGADLSVHLDHLTDPDAIRTGVEAGVRSVMVDHSDLPYEENVRATAEMTAWCHERDVFVEAELGKVGGKGGAHAFGVRTDPDEALAFVRATGVDALAVAVGSSHRMRERTAVLDKELVTALSKALPVPLVLHGSSGVADDELARVVAAGMTKINISSRLTTVFTGVVRDMLEADSALTDSRACFKPAREAVTEEVARLLTSLGS
- a CDS encoding acyl carrier protein gives rise to the protein MTVMETACETIAHAFAEALDVPAIDWETGFFDLGVDSKMVVRVVSDLRGQWPGVRAVDVFSHPTVRDLAAHLAATHPPAAG
- a CDS encoding LLM class F420-dependent oxidoreductase — encoded protein: MSGTPFTRVGFQFASYAFPQVPDSRLFDHVVAVAQTAEEAGFDSIWAMDHLHQISSVGEAADPMLEAYTTLAGLAALTSKAKLGVLVSAVGFRNPALLAKMITNIDVISKGRAVVGLGAGWHGEEYEAYGMPFPELGQRMRELREAVRICRAMFTEHAPSFHGKQYRIEGALNVPQPITPGGPPILIGGSGEKTTIPMIAKLADGCNFFGGPATVRHKIDVLNRACEAAGRDPDTITKTWLGTAIIADSEAELQRGMEALGKLHGIRPSAVRAIALCGTPSEVAERVREYRACGIDGVIVNMDDAGDLDRVAQAGKVLSEAMA
- a CDS encoding PqqD family protein, whose amino-acid sequence is MTTLMDEVLVRALDVTVRRGEDDGLLVETLIGRYMFDTQARDVWRQLDGRRSVREVVERVAEVTAKPVDEVRAPVEAFVGQLLDLRLLERA
- a CDS encoding beta-ketoacyl synthase N-terminal-like domain-containing protein, which produces MTGDVITAATPIAIIGMACRYPGADSPEAFWANLAAGVESIVHGPADGDYVRAVGKVDGTENFDAEYFRIPPAEAAAMDPQNRVLLEVAAAALEDSGYLGRNDCVIGVFAGSGENVYLRDHIAPNAAAVENLGELRLSLANEKDFLAPRIAFKLGLRGPSLTVQASCSTGLTAVALACQALAAGDCDIAIAGGVSLLLPDVDGYEYAEGGINSADGHCRTFDKQASGTVPGSGAGVVVLKRDGQARDDRDRRYGVIRGWATNNDGGSRAGFTVPNVEGQETVVRAAMRRAGVHPREISYVEAHGTATPLGDPIEIEALSRVFASDDRGAGAVALGSVKTNIGHTDAAAGVAGLIKATLAVRHGVIPASLHFTEPNPAIEFDGTTLYVNTGATPWPERDTARIAGVSSFGLGGTNAHVIVADAQEAGADPVRRDRQAVVLSARNDADLARVKARLADRLEAADPLSAQEFADTAYTLAVARPPHAARWAGSYAGTEDLVAALRAPHLATGRSTRVSLAVEGGPAELVAMARREAAAEPLAGAALAEYAALLGAEAGEAVFDTLPAPAAGAFAVVVSLRALQLAGVSLARVDAPRFATPAVDWLLAGGPAEELGRALRAGADAPEAPKALLAPDCFVLGPEHRVADAVAHAWARGTAIDWAGYYGSEARRVVSLPTYPFAAQRHWLEKAAPQPRQEDGATAPAGPSSATIAEVVATAWAEVLGLETVGPDADFFELGGDSLSAVEIGARINEELRLSLPLDLPFQTPTIAAMTEFVENHQLTGADA
- a CDS encoding leucyl/phenylalanyl-tRNA--protein transferase, translated to MAGYLSGHVPWGVGDEIIWRVPEPRFYLDLAHARFPHTVWKRTRRRGWTGRINGDFEQVMRGCAEAPRANDTEWITPAVAEQYRALHRAGLAVSFEVWHGEDLIAGEIGVLAGGVYFCETKFHRADEAGNFLSGMAVLTLADAGFSVYDTQYGPAYLGRFSSKGLEPLDADAFPMVMARAAAKRFERIGAGAPAVLTKPVLPE
- a CDS encoding non-ribosomal peptide synthetase; translation: MTAGYEWRHADVVARARELAAEIGATGGTGRKVVALECDRGLPSVIALLAVLEAGDIPLLGSAADPADRRARLREASGAAVVVTGSAAGAFTVAATGAGRPDPWPDAVYLAATSGTTGDPKIAPIDREVFEAYLHDIREVYGLADTDRVLQFAPAGFDVFVEEVVPTFRAGGTVVVPPWEHAPAAESFLDFLEAQAVTVVNLPSSYWMGVADFMRKARRGLPSSVRLVVIGSEPVTRPLIEWARESLPDVKLLNAYGTSELAPTCFVFDCDELPKATAHPDTVPIGGPLPFMRYELLPESEADGRGRLQLGVQPLAGGRPGPVYDTGDLASHESDGYVYLHGRADLTRLKRGGVTVNGESLAAVARECPGVLGAAARLDRHSGALLVIVQSAEAPEEVRERVAAHLKSVLPPAWQPDRIQVTSGLEHAQGAKLSTLTAQHAGTAAGAPAEATAEEAAEGPELASVVRDAWIRWTPAEEVDAGTDFFDAGGDSIGAVRMCSQLSDALLRKVPVQLIFANPRFGEFVQAVDTLRKSA
- a CDS encoding thioesterase II family protein, encoding MSTDLRQRPAPATLVTWAPGTADGPALICLPWAGASAVVFRTWASAFPEDVGVYGVRLPGRENRMAEPALTDVAEVIEEVRRAIDTLPHERIALFGHCSGALVAFELARELGPAVVQLSVASQLPPAQAARAADEELVSREQLARRYLDRELLDEPDIVQLLLPVLEADMQAISMYRYREGPLQDVPLAVFRGTADEEIGLDDIIGWHAQTTGHAQIRELAGADHLFSGPAWTGLAACVAEELGAALRR